A single window of Drosophila suzukii chromosome 3, CBGP_Dsuzu_IsoJpt1.0, whole genome shotgun sequence DNA harbors:
- the Ssk gene encoding protein snakeskin — MVSVETVGSIFIKALKLIINLVIIFLYRWGDGGEFLGIGGTWNLNEEKSADAEIVASGVMVGFLIYTGCHTIAFAFGTTKHKGELCDTIMNVVGCIMWIAVGGVALHYWKGYMSDEGFLYVNSERQVGIAMGSLCVIEGALYLLDTVLACIHYSKGDTDYTQ, encoded by the exons ATGGTGTCCGTGGAAACTGttggttctatattcatcaaGGCCCTGAAGCTG ATCATCAACCTGGTGATCATCTTCCTGTACCGTTGGGGCGATGGTGGCGAATTCTTGGGCATTGGCGGCACTTGGAATCTGAACGAGGAGAAGAGCGCCGATGCGGAAATCGTGGCCTCGGGCGTTATGGTTGGATTTTTGATTTACACTGGATGCCACACAATCGCCTTTGCCTTTGGAACCACCAAACATAAGGG AGAGCTCTGTGACACCATCATGAACGTGGTTGGCTGCATTATGTGGATCGCCGTGGGCGGAGTGGCCCTGCATTACTGGAAGGGTTACATGTCCGACGAGGGATTCCTCTATGTGAACTCGGAGCGCCAGGTGGGCATTGCCATGGGATCGCTGTGCGTCATCGAGGGCGCACTGTACCTGCTGGACACTGTTTTGGCCTGCATACATTATTCGAAGGGCGACACCGACTACACGCAGTAA
- the LOC108006195 gene encoding pneumococcal serine-rich repeat protein codes for MGGHKGSIIAAVALLVACAAPATADLNVTALCLLVSNGNYVASQDCSTYYQCQGSSYTTMSCPTGYYFDKNAQQCTGSVPSTCTSSTNPCLGKAVGTFAASTSSCGGYYYCGASGAVSGSCPAGENFNPTTMACVYKNNYPCTESSSGDSVSTSSVTLNLCNLVKDGSYFGSPSNCSRWNYCQDNVLHSGSCGNGLVYNVQASNCGYKTLSSCSQVTNDPSLTGVATNPTTCTSAGSMIAATACNQYYLCSSSLNYQLMTCPSGLFYDTISKTCVTRMSARNNCDRCLGTTASFVNAYSSSNCSDYLYCVNGVQKALESCPTNYYFHESSGSCVNGVEPKYLCCNPTGSNGTETTAAPSTSDGSSGSSSSGTSTGTSTGTSTGTSTGTSTGTSTGTSTGTSTGTSTGTSTGTSTGTSTGTSTGTSTGTSTDTSSKTDTSSGTSDKTSTGTSTDTSSKTDTSSSTGTSTGTSTGTTKELTATMQCSWAFVLVLSICVHLGAGHAVDRSWELPKVRITLGDLSHICLDHQDGDLVPHPLDCNGYFSCSRIPTLHYCDQDLHFDGNRGICDLPENSNCRESDLPVSPVETQATPVDNSDLMWWPDKPRPIFVAVDVTSGLPVNPMEKYDPEHIECRHYGAYFLPHPRNCGLYFICAYGYLHRHQCGRGTSWNFEKSECQLSDQAVCYGESRVTEPVTNVDIVVEDTTPSSGAPITVCYIVGSSEFSTLQQFLTTELVPVTLPTPPSPPRTEFNPLTCPSTEQSYMSHPEDCSKYYICIGGMPVVTSCPKGLYWDQKLGYCDMEKNVRCFQK; via the exons ATGG GTGGACACAAAGGATCCATCATCGCAGCGGTGGCGCTACTGGTCGCCTGTGCCGCTCCAGCAACAGCCGATTTGAACGTGACCGCCTTGTGCCTGCTGGTCAGCAATGGCAACTACGTGGCCAGCCAGGACTGCTCCACGTACTACCAGTGCCAGGGATCCTCGTACACGACCATGTCCTGTCCCACGGGCTACTACTTCGACAAGAATGCCCAGCAGTGCACGGGTAGTGTGCCGAGCACCTGCACCAGCAGCACGAATCCTTGTCTGGGCAAGGCGGTGGGCACCTTTGCCGCATCCACTTCGTCCTGCGGTGGCTACTACTATTGCGGAGCCTCCGGTGCCGTGAGTGGCAGTTGTCCTGCCGGCGAGAACTTCAATCCCACCACCATGGCCTGTGTGTACAAGAACAATTATCCCTGCACGGAATCCAGCAGCGGAGACAGTGTGTCTACCTCGTCGGTGACCCTCAACCTGTGCAATCTGGTCAAGGATGGCAGCTACTTCGGCAGTCCCTCGAACTGCAGTCGCTGGAACTACTGCCAGGACAACGTCCTGCACTCGGGATCCTGCGGGAATGGACTGGTCTACAATGTGCAGGCCAGCAACTGCGGCTATAAGACGTTGTCATCCTGCTCCCAGGTCACCAATGATCCATCTCTGACCGGAGTGGCCACGAATCCCACTACCTGTACCTCGGCGGGATCGATGATCGCGGCCACCGCTTGCAATCAGTACTACCTGTGCTCCTCCAGTCTCAACTACCAGCTGATGACCTGCCCCTCGGGACTCTTCTATGATACCATCTCGAAGACCTGTGTGACCAGAATGAGTGCCAGGAACAACTGTGACAGATGTCTGGGCACTACCGCCAGCTTCGTGAATGCCTATTCGTCCAGCAACTGCTCCGACTACTTGTACTGCGTGAATGGTGTCCAGAAGGCCCTAGAGAGCTGTCCCACCAACTACTACTTCCACGAGAGCTCCGGATCCTGTGTCAACGGTGTGGAGCCCAAGTACCTGTGTTGCAATCCCACGGGAAGCAACGGAACTGAGACCACTGCTGCTCCATCCACTTCGGATGGCTCCTCTGGATCGTCGTCCTCCGGAACCTCTACGGGAACTTCTACCGGCACCTCTACGGGAACTTCTACTGGAACCTCTACTGGAACCTCCACCGGAACCTCTACGGGAACGTCCACCGGAACCTCTACGGGAACCTCCACCGGAACCTCTACGGGAACCTCTACAGGAACCTCGACCGGAACCTCTACCGGAACTTCCACTGATACTTCTTCAAAAACAGATACCTCCAGTGGAACATCCGATAAAACATCTACAGGAACTTCCACTGATACTTCTTCAAAAACCGATACCTCCTCCTCTACCGGAACTTCCACCGGAACTTCAACCGGAACCACAAAA GAACTAACAGCTACAATGCAATGCTCTTGGGCATTTGTCTTGGTACTGAGCATCTGCGTCCATTTGGGAGCAGGTCACGCCGTGGATCGGAGTTGGGAACTGCCCAAAGTTCGTATAACTTTGGGTGACCTCAGCCAT ATCTGCTTGGATCATCAGGATGGCGATTTGGTGCCCCATCCGCTGGATTGCAATGGATACTTTTCCTGCTCACGCATTCCCACCCTCCATTATTGCGATCAGGACCTACATTTCGATGGTAATCGTGGGATCTGCGATCTGCCAGAGAATTCCAACTGTCGGGAAAGTGATTTGCCCGTATCCCCTGTAGAAACCCAAGCTACCCCTGTGGATAACTCCGACCTTATGTGGTGGCCAGACAAACCACGGCCAATCTTCGTAGCCGTCGATGTGACCAGTGGTCTGCCGGTCAATCCCATGGAGAAGTACGATCCGGAGCATATCGAGTGCCGCCATTATGGAGCGTATTTCCTGCCGCATCCCAGAAATTGTGGATTGTACTTCATCTGTGCCTACGGCTACCTGCACCGTCATCAGTGTGGACGTGGCACCTCGTGGAATTTCGAAAAGTCCGAGTGTCAGTTGAGTGATCAGGCCGTTTGCTATGGGGAGAGCAGGGTTACAGAACCCGTTACTAATGTGGATATCGTCGTGGAAGACACTACGCCGAGCAGTGGGGCACCAATAACAGTGTGCTATATAGTAGGATCGAGTGAGTTCAGCACTCTCCAGCAATTCCTCACCACCGAGTTGGTTCCTGTAACTCTGCCGACTCCACCTTCCCCACCTCGAACAGAGTTCAACCCTCTGACTTGTCCGTCCACCGAGCAGAGCTATATGTCCCATCCGGAGGATTGCAGCAAGTACTACATCTGCATCGGTGGGATGCCTGTGGTCACATCCTGTCCCAAGGGCCTCTACTGGGATCAGAAGTTGGGCTACTGCGATATGGAAAAGAATGTCAGGTGTTTCCAGAAGTGA
- the LOC108011438 gene encoding peritrophin-48, whose translation MAKFAAQTYKNKAMGKLQHQSFDYLSLANTSGVIRFPRDQKYYQLTMTGKLLLVTILCLMGGSAMGDDIMEGTYNVTAFCTAVKTGTQLGSLETCQKYYVCQSTGPVVAECQSGYSYDYKRSTCAVSSQVDCYYGVSEPCAGKNGTWVPNIAVCGGYYYCNNSIAMPGKCPSGQTFDSSKTACVYGSCSSNLNESNETVLTSLCDVVPPNQYFGDTKDCKTWNYCLSNSTGVFLKTGNCSNTNNQDAYNPATGQCTYNSTAVCSRVTGVPLSSVSVSCSTEGEIQASDTVCGTYSVCTSGKWVAKSCDTGYYYDVRQKICVLRQAATPQAGCNRCQFANKEFVNAVNSDNCSTYYYCNKNNEATLNTCPETYFFNENIGACKPDDGMEAYVKNNGACYGSSLTKTTDSTEDEASTVDA comes from the exons ATGGCCAAGTTCGCGGCGCAGACCTATAAAAACAAGGCGATGGGAAAACTCCAACATCAGTCTTTCGACTACCTTTCTTTGGCCAATACAAGTGGTGTTATTCGTTTCCCGAGAGACCAAAAGTATTACCAATTAACGATGACAG GCAAACTTCTACTGGTGACGATCCTGTGCCTGATGGGCGGCAGCGCCATGGGCGATGATATTATGGAGGGCACCTACAATGTGACCGCCTTCTGCACGGCGGTTAAGACCGGAACCCAGCTGGGCAGCCTCGAGACCTGCCAGAAGTATTACGTCTGCCAGTCGACCGGACCCGTTGTGGCTGAGTGCCAATCTGGTTATTCCTATGACTACAAAAGGAGCACCTGCGCTGTATCCAGCCAGGTGGATTGTTACTACGGCGTTTCAGAGCCTTGTGCCGGAAAGAATGGAACCTGGGTGCCAAACATCGCCGTCTGTGGTGGATATTACTATTGCAACAATAGTATTGCGATGCCAGGAAAGTGCCCGTCTGGCCAAACATTCGACTCCTCCAAAACTGCCTGCGTGTATGGATCCTGCTCAAGCAACCTGAACGAAAGCAATGAGACCGTTCTGACCTCACTCTGCGACGTGGTTCCCCCTAACCAATATTTCGGCGACACCAAGGACTGTAAGACCTGGAACTACTGCTTATCCAACAGCACTGGCGTCTTTCTGAAAACTGGAAACTGCTCCAATACCAACAATCAGGAT GCTTATAACCCTGCCACCGGCCAATGTACTTACAACTCGACCGCAGTGTGCAGCCGTGTGACCGGTGTTCCCCTGAGCAGTGTTTCCGTTTCCTGTTCTACGGAAGGAGAAATCCAGGCATCGGACACCGTTTGTGGCACATATTCCGTGTGCACGAGTGGCAAATGGGTTGCCAAATCCTGCGATACTGGATACTACTACGATGTCCGGCAAAAGATCTGCGTGCTTCGCCAGGCGGCCACGCCCCAAGCGGGTTGCAATCGTTGCCAGTTTGCCAACAAGGAGTTCGTGAATGCCGTCAATTCGGATAACTGCTCCACGTACTACTATTGCAACAAGAATAACGAAGCCACCTTGAACACCTGCCCCGAAACGTACTTCTTCAACGAGAACATCGGCGCCTGTAAGCCTGATGACGGCATGGAAGCATATGTGAAGAACAACGGAGCCTGCTATGGATCCAGTCTCACCAAAACCACCGATTCCACTGAAGATGAGGCATCTACGGTTGATGCATAA